One Hypanus sabinus isolate sHypSab1 chromosome 4, sHypSab1.hap1, whole genome shotgun sequence genomic region harbors:
- the taf13 gene encoding transcription initiation factor TFIID subunit 13, with the protein MDRDPSPRKMADEDDEPAFDEDVEESGSGAEGGQGRRKRLFSKELRCMMYGFGDDQNPYTESVDILEDLVIEFITEMTHKAMSIGRQGRVQVEDIVFLIRKDPRKFARVKDLLTMNEELKRARKAFDEANYGS; encoded by the exons ATGGACAGAGACCCGTCACCGAGGAAAATGGCTGATGAGGACGATGAGCCGGCG TTTGACGAAGATGTGGAAGAGAGTGGAAGTGGTGCTGAAGGTGGACAAGGCAGAagaaaaagattattttcaaaggAAT TGAGATGCATGATGTATGGCTTTGGAGATGACCAGAATCCTTATACTGAATCAGTGGACATCCTGGAAGATCTTGTCATAGAATTTATCACTGAAATG ACACACAAGGCCATGTCAATAGGACGTCAGGGGCGAGTCCAAGTAGAAGATATTGTCTTTCTCATTCGTAAAGATCCCAGGAAGTTTGCAAGAGTCAAAGACTTGCTGACAATGAATGAAGAATTGAAACGTGCTAGGAAAGCTTTTGATGAAGCTAATTATGGCTCTTAG